One window of the Rosa rugosa chromosome 3, drRosRugo1.1, whole genome shotgun sequence genome contains the following:
- the LOC133738496 gene encoding uncharacterized protein LOC133738496, giving the protein MATLRSFISSSSSLPLLPPPLLRFSPPPPPIFRHVATPRRFSRLVLASSASPFDDLRRPIQSSKKSVLSNLIQEIEPLNVSLIQKDVPPTTVDAMKRTISGMLGLLPSDQFQVVIEALWEPLSKLLVSSMMTGYTLRNAEYRLCLERNFDISEENLEKQTSEDSKVDLQGMLLESANIIKFHAKDEFSPKAGEVMEDPLENLDIQGLGEVSPEVQQYILHLQAHLSSAKKELHDVKRKSAALQMQQFVGEEKNDLLDYLRSLQPEKVAELSEPTSPELKEIIHSVVHGLLATLSPKMHSKAPPLSENTSAGAINVGSEDCAELVENTSLQFQPLILLTRDYLARLLFWCMLLGHYLKGLEYRMELTELLALTSDPEGFQRASI; this is encoded by the exons ATGGCCACTCTCCGCTCCTTcatctcctcctcttcttctcttcctctactCCCTCCTCCTCTGCTTCgcttttctcctcctcctcctcctatcTTCCGCCACGTCGCTACCCCTAGAAGATTCTCGCGCCTGGTTCTCGCTTCTTCGGCTTCTCCTTTCGACGATCTCAGACGTCCGATTCAATCCTCCAAG AAATCGGTTCTCTCAAATTTGATTCAAGAGATAGAGCCCTTGAACGTGAGCCTGATTCAAAAGGATGTTCCACCTACGACTGTGGATGCTATGAAAAGAACTATTTCGGGCATGTTGGGCTTACTTCCATCTGATCAGTTTCAAGTTGTTATTGAGGCTTTATGGGAACCACTCTCCAAGTTGTTGGTTTCTTCGATGATGACTGG ATATACTCTAAGGAATGCTGAATATAGACTTTGCTTAGAACGAAACTTTGATATATCTGAAGAAAATCTTGAAAAGCAAACATCAGAAGATTCTAAAGTTGATTTACAAGGGATGCTGCTTGAAAGTGCAAATATAATCAAATTTCATGCAAAAGACGAGTTTTCACCTAAGGCTGGAGAAGTCATGGAAGACCCATTGGAGAATCTTGATATTCAAGGCCTCGGTGAAGTATCACCTGAGGTTCAACAATATATTCTTCATTTGCAGGCTCATTTGTCTTCTGCCAAAAAG gAACTCCACGATGTCAAAAGGAAAAGTGCTGCTCTTCAAATGCAACAGTTTGTTGGGGAAGAAAAGAATGATTTACTGGACTATTTAAGATCACTACAGCCCGAAAAG GTAGCTGAGCTATCAGAACCAACATCCCCTGAACTTAAAGAAATAATCCACTCTGTTGTCCATGGTCTACTTGCAACCCTTTCTCCAAAGATGCATTCTAAGGCGCCTCCTTTATCTGAGAACACCTCAGCTGGAGCAATAAATGTTGGAAGTGAAGATTGTGCTGAACTAGTTGAAAACACATCACTTCAATTTCAGCCGCTTATTCTATTAACGCGGGACTACCTAGCACGCCTCCTCTTCTG GTGCATGCTGTTAGGACACTACCTTAAGGGTCTCGAGTATCGAATGGAGCTAACCGAACTTCTTGCCCTGACAAGCGATCCTGAAG GTTTTCAGAGAGCATCAATATAA